One Solea solea chromosome 5, fSolSol10.1, whole genome shotgun sequence genomic window carries:
- the tshz3b gene encoding teashirt homolog 3b, which produces MPRRKQQAPRRASAYVPEDEKEAALMDEDLDGDDSAQEGDEPAAKFLCQDKDYLLKDRPGSTGFHDSPSAADFSGQELDSESHVSESSDRMSDFESSSLKNEDDVLLSKDPPNALSLSSPSVLMAAVNATAAVSGDEAMLATTGSVADSLEKMKAIYTSFLTNSYWSTLNLNLSQPPAEKPPRSHSSSSSSSSSSSCGSGGYDWHQTAMAKSLQHASQNHHHNRLGLVQHPTVAVSTASIEPNLFSTVQLYRQSSKLYGSIFTGASKFRCKDCSAAYDTLVELTVHMNETGHYRDDNHETDSTGAKRWSKPRKRSLLEMEGKEDAQKVLKCMYCGHSFESLQDLSVHMIKTKHYQKVPLKEPVTPMAAKIISTARKRAPIELDIPSSPDSNGGTTPKPMSLTDSNDILQKVANPYITPNNRYGHQNGASYAWQFESRKSQILKCMECGSSHDTLQELTAHMMVTGHFIKVTNSAIKKGKPIIESPISVPTSNSTIEEKFQSVPLAATTFSPPPAPVPPPTSISPIAMAVEIKKEEKEEECTKEPIVNNGNILSKEKKAGAEEEPDEKFDISSKYSYLTEEDLDASPKGGLDILKSLENTVTSAINKAQNGAPSWGGYPSIHAAYQLPNIMKLSLGNSGKSSPLKYMFPPGEILSPSAKNQPLISPPSCQTSPLPKNNFHAMEELVKKVTEKVAKVEEKMREPSGVVRGSPLRHATPSPCNSEAGDSARGESPKANRAEGCKTPENTNGEKVVGNGANHGESNGDISIKESVENGVESSAVTSPQSSSLTGSTAIITDHPPPEQPFINPLSALQSVMNVHLGKAAKPALPSLDPMSMLFKMSNSLAEKAAVAASTPPAQTKKPSNDHLDRYFYQQHLNNDQPIDLTKGKHADKNGSGGSTTLSSAASTPSSLPPPSTVTMTKASAAVASFMSSSPLRENALSDISDMLRNLTESHALSKSSTPTSLSERSDIEGITQDDTEDVLPSQKRKGRQSNWNPQHLLILQAQFASSLRQTNDGKYIMSDLSPQERMHISRFTGLSMTTISHWLANVKYQLRRTGGTKFLKNLDSGHPVFFCSDCASQIRSPSTYVSHLESHLGFRLRDLAKLSGEQLLSQISQHHQQQRHTKGLSEKLLSSLHLSTHPLPSSLPISLASSLTTSLSSTKSPPPSPGDDNDDSGATYQCKLCNRTFASKHAIKLHLSKTHGKSPEDHLMYVCEPDKQ; this is translated from the coding sequence CGTACGTCCCCGAAGACGAGAAGGAAGCAGCACTCATGGACGAGGACCTGGACGGAGACGACTCTGCACAGGAAGGCGATGAACCAGCAGCCAAGTTCCTCTGTCAGGACAAGGACTACCTTCTGAAGGACAGACCAGGATCCACCGGCTTCCACGACTCCCCCAGTGCTGCGGATTTTTCCGGTCAAGAACTGGACAGCGAGTCTCATGTGAGCGAATCCAGTGACAGAATGTCAGACTTTGAGAGTTCGTCACTTAAGAACGAGGACGATGTCCTCCTCTCTAAAGATCCCCCAAACGCTCTGTCCCTGTCTTCCCCGTCCGTCCTCATGGCCGCTGTCAATGCCACCGCGGCAGTCAGTGGAGATGAGGCCATGTTAGCCACGACAGGATCCGTGGCGGACAGCCTGGAAAAGATGAAGGCTATTTACACCTCTTTCTTGACCAACTCCTATTGGTCCACACTGAATCTGAACCTGAGCCAGCCCCCTGCAGAAAAACCCCCGcgcagtcacagcagcagcagcagtagcagcagcagcagtagctgtgGGAGTGGCGGCTACGACTGGCACCAGACAGCGATGGCTAAATCCCTGCAGCACGCCTCGCAGAACCACCACCACAACAGACTGGGCCTGGTTCAGCACCCCACGGTGGCTGTGTCCACAGCCTCCATAGAACCGAACCTCTTCAGCACTGTCCAGCTGTACCGACAGAGCTCCAAGCTCTACGGCTCCATATTCACGGGCGCCAGCAAATTCCGCTGTAAGGACTGCAGTGCAGCCTACGACACGCTGGTGGAGCTCACGGTGCACATGAACGAGACGGGCCACTACCGCGACGATAACCACGAGACGGACAGCACGGGTGCTAAGCGGTGGTCCAAACCCAGAAAGCGTTCCTTGCTGGAGATGGAGGGGAAGGAGGACGCACAGAAAGTGCTGAAGTGCATGTACTGTGGGCACTCGTTTGAATCCCTTCAGGACTTAAGTGTCCACATGATCAAGACGAAACATTACCAGAAAGTGCCTCTGAAAGAGCCGGTTACACCCATGGCAGCTAAGATTATCTCCACGGCTCGAAAGAGAGCCCCCATTGAACTGGACATCCCTAGCTCGCCGGACTCTAATGGAGGGACCACACCTAAGCCAATGTCCCTCACCGACTCTAATGACATTCTCCAGAAGGTTGCTAACCCTTACATCACACCAAACAACCGCTATGGACACCAGAATGGTGCCAGCTATGCCTGGCAGTTTGAATCCAGAAAGTCACAGATCCTCAAATGCATGGAGTGCGGAAGCTCCCATGACACGCTACAAGAGTTAACTGCTCACATGATGGTGACTGGACACTTTATTAAAGTCACCAACTCCGCTATCAAGAAAGGGAAGCCCATTATCGAGTCCCCCATCTCAGTCCCAACATCTAATTCAACAATTGAAGAAAAGTTCCAGTCTGTTCCTCTGGCTGCCACAACGTTCTCTCCTCCACCTGCTCCTGTGCCTCCTCCCACCAGCATCTCCCCCATTGCCATGGCTGTGGAgataaaaaaggaggaaaaggaggaggaatgtACTAAAGAGCCCATCGTCAACAACGGTAATATTCTTAGCAAGGAGAAGAAGGCGGGGGCTGAGGAGGAACCAGATGAGAAGTTTGATATCTCTTCAAAATACTCCTATCTGACTGAAGAGGACCTGGACGCCAGTCCAAAAGGGGGTCTTGATATCCTCAAGTCGTTGGAGAACACGGTGACATCAGCCATTAACAAAGCCCAGAATGGCGCTCCAAGCTGGGGTGGATATCCCAGCATCCATGCAGCCTATCAGCTTCCAAACATAATGAAGCTCTCTCTGGGAAATTCTGGGAAGAGCTCTCCCCTCAAATACATGTTCCCTCCAGGGGAGATCCTCTCCCCGAGTGCCAAGAACCAGCCACTAATCTCTCCTCCCAGCTGCCAGACATCTCCTTTACCCAAAAACAACTTCCACGCCATGGAGGAACTTGTCAAGAAAGTGACAGAGAAAGTGGCCAAGGTTGAGGAGAAGATGAGAGAGCCCAGTGGGGTCGTGAGGGGATCTCCTCTGAGACACGCCACGCCCTCACCTTGCAACAGTGAGGCGGGGGACTCTGCACGAGGAGAGTCTCCAAAAGCAAACCGAGCAGAGGGGTGTAAAACTCCTGAAAATACAAACGGGGAGAAGGTTGTAGGAAATGGAGCCAATCACGGAGAATCAAATGGAGACATTTCCATAAAAGAGTCTGTGGAGAACGGAGTAGAGTCATCGGCCGTGACTTCACCTCAGTCTTCCTCGTTAACGGGCAGCACTGCTATCATCACAGACCATCCACCTCCAGAGCAGCCATTCATCAACCCTCTCAGCGCGCTGCAGTCTGTAATGAACGTCCACCTGGGGAAGGCGGCAAAACCGGCCTTACCTTCCTTAGACCCCATGAGCATGCTGTTCAAGATGAGCAACAGTCTGGCAGAGAAAGCAGCGGTGGCAGCTTCAACCCCACCAGCACAGACCAAAAAGCCCAGTAATGATCACTTGGATCGCTACTTTTATCAACAGCATCTAAACAACGACCAGCCCATCGATCTCACCAAAGGCAAACACGCTGACAAAAACGGCAGCGGTGGTTCGACAACACTATCTTCAGCTGCTTCCACCCCGTCCTCACTCCCTCCCCCGTCCACCGTCACCATGACCAAAGCTTCAGCTGCAGTAGCCTCCTTCATGTCCTCCTCCCCTTTGAGGGAAAACGCCCTGTCGGACATCTCCGACATGTTGAGGAACCTGACAGAAAGCCATGCTCTCTCCAAGTCCTCCACGCCCACCAGCCTGTCCGAGCGCTCCGACATCGAAGGTATCACACAGGACGATACGGAAGACGTCCTGCCCTCCCAGAAACGTAAAGGTCGCCAGTCAAACTGGAACCCTCAGCACCTTCTCATCCTGCAGGCCCAGTTTGCGTCCAGTCTGAGACAAACAAATGACGGCAAGTACATCATGTCAGACCTGAGCCCACAGGAGAGAATGCACATCTCTCGATTCACTGGCCTCTCAATGACCACGATATCCCACTGGTTGGCTAATGTCAAGTACCAGCTAAGGAGAACGGGTGGCACCAAGTTCTTGAAAAACTTGGACTCGGGCCACCCGGTGTTCTTCTGCAGTGACTGCGCCTCGCAGATCCGCTCGCCGTCCACCTACGTCAGCCACTTGGAATCCCACTTGGGCTTCCGTCTGCGAGACTTGGCCAAGCTTTCCGGGGAGCAGCTGCTCAGCCAGATTTCGCAGCACCATCAACAGCAACGCCACACCAAAGGACTATCTGAAAAGCTGCTCTCCAGTCTCCACTTGTCCACCCACCCTTTACCGTCCTCTCTACCCATCTCCCTTGCATCTTCCTTGACCACCTCCCTGTCCTCAACTAAATCCCCACCGCCGTCCCCCGGCGACGACAACGACGACAGCGGGGCCACGTACCAGTGCAAGCTCTGCAACCGGACTTTTGCGAGCAAGCACGCTATCAAGCTTCACCTGAGCAAGACTCACGGG